From Oncorhynchus kisutch isolate 150728-3 unplaced genomic scaffold, Okis_V2 scaffold980, whole genome shotgun sequence, a single genomic window includes:
- the LOC116363974 gene encoding uncharacterized protein LOC116363974 isoform X4 — protein MVHFSASLEVAPWLGYSGIFTHDWTGLLDTLVQVSKTCQQSSLEQGDMPSSFWRLTKLEIQILLNDVKQSINHMQGTLNTMQGQCIELQTAMSKVVSDESQSDLPWPHHMSQLLLLWREGDTTTGQPLHLSLEIELQTPSKTTEPFNTPREFMMHTLRGRRNRITPSTITKTQRRMNYPIPSERERVTSVEHSQKEEVEEAFDRGGGYPRGHSSCSCEQERAEGF, from the exons ATGGTTCACTTCTCAGCTTCTTTGGAagttgctccttggttggggtattCGG GTATCTTCACGCACGACTGGACAGGCCTTTTGGATACGCTTGTCCAAG TGAGCAAGACCTGCCAGCAGAGCTCACTGGAGCAGGGAGACATGCCGTCATCCTTTTGGCGCCTGACAAA GCTTGAGATTCAGATCCTGCTGAACGATGTTAAGCAGTCGATTAACCACATGCAGGGGACGCTGAACACCATGCAGGGGCAGTGTATTGAGTTGCAGACTGCCATGTCTAAGGTAGTGTCAGATGAGTCTCAG AGTGATCTTCCTTGGCCTCATCACATGTCTCAGTTGCTCCTCCTTTGGAGGGAGGGGGACACCACCacgggacagcccctacacttaTCGCTAGAGATCGAACTTCAGACTCCCTCCAAAACCACTGAACCCTTCAACACACCGAGAGAGTTTATGATGCACACCCTTAGAGGGCGCCGGAACAGGATAACTCCCTCCAccatcacaaagacacagaggaggaTGAACTATCCAATACCCAGTGAGAGAGAACGAGTGACCTCAGTCGAACACAGCcagaaagaggaggtggaagaggccTTCGATAGAGGAGGAGGTTACCCCAGAGGCCATTCCTCCTGTTCATGTGAGCAAGAAAGAGCAGAAGGCTTCTGA
- the LOC116363974 gene encoding uncharacterized protein LOC116363974 isoform X2 encodes MPSSSAISVSSSQVYFDTKSLFTNIMVDQVMDTCSVASNSSEELSELMNIINGLSPTDAGTLDSDRPALMTTSRQSSSKSLPGPSLSGSSTHNGGTVDIQVLGEVESKMDNKDLEMSSASVHPSTPSAMDSDTHASFDSTSNDYTSLVLLLIVRLLSMITPITLLESSDIGETSRVLTKRILSEFCGTSGLEPTQAYPQNLKIKKIFKAVYKGLLQEFGSEKMLQVAMKSTDYAFDDALVKSLTRELLAKCNEASSSPPSMTQLSSHNVLGSDEVGNSGIPTTCRKEKKRGRFSALCGLNPKCTKKVNKKNHCTPTPSQNQTPAVSETE; translated from the exons ATGCCGAGCTCTTCTGCCATCTCCGTTAGTTCCTCACAGGTTTACTTTGACACAAAGAGCCTTTTCACCAATATAATGGTCGATCAGGTCATGGATAcctgttctgtggcctccaattcatcAGAAGAATTATCAGAGTTGATGAACATAATCAATGGGTTGTCCCCAACTGATGCTGGAACACTTGACTCTGACAGACCGGCTCTCATGACCACTAGCCGTCAGTCTAGTTCCAAATCATTGCCTGGACCCTCTCTGTCTGGCAGCAGCACACACAACGGTGGAACTGTGGATATTCAAGTTTTAGGAGAGGTGGAATCCAAGATGGACAACAAAGATCTGGAGATGTCTAGTGCCTCTGTGCATCCATCAACTCCATCAGCCATGGACTCTGATACACATGCATCATTTGACTCCACTAGCAATGACTACACCTCTTTGGTACTTTTACTGATTGTTAGATTGCTGTCAATGATCACCCCTATCACATTACTGGAATCCTCTGACATTGGTGAAACATCAAGAGTTCTCACAAAGAGGATTCtgtctgagttctgtggcacctcaggccttgaaccaactcaagcctacccccagaatctgaaaatcaaaaagattttcaaggctgtctacaaggggcttcttcaagaatttgggtcagagaagatgctccaggttgcaatgaagtcaacggattatgcatttgacgatgccctggtcaaatcattaactagggaactactagctaaatgcaatgaggctagctcttcacctccctccatgaCACAGTTGTCATCACACAATGTACTTGGCAGTGACGAGGTAGGTAATTCTGGGATTCCAACAACTTGTagaaaggaaaagaagagaggaagattcagcgctctctgtggactcaacccaaag TGTACAAAGAAGGTCAACAAGAAGAACCACTGCACTCCAACAccttcccagaaccagacccctgccgtcagtgaaacag AGTGA
- the LOC116363974 gene encoding uncharacterized protein LOC116363974 isoform X1, whose product MPSSSAISVSSSQVYFDTKSLFTNIMVDQVMDTCSVASNSSEELSELMNIINGLSPTDAGTLDSDRPALMTTSRQSSSKSLPGPSLSGSSTHNGGTVDIQVLGEVESKMDNKDLEMSSASVHPSTPSAMDSDTHASFDSTSNDYTSLVLLLIVRLLSMITPITLLESSDIGETSRVLTKRILSEFCGTSGLEPTQAYPQNLKIKKIFKAVYKGLLQEFGSEKMLQVAMKSTDYAFDDALVKSLTRELLAKCNEASSSPPSMTQLSSHNVLGSDEVGNSGIPTTCRKEKKRGRFSALCGLNPKCTKKVNKKNHCTPTPSQNQTPAVSETAIVNDQETCRTESVCSTKKKPRKRSLISRMFSAIGKALSSPFTSCYKKKST is encoded by the exons ATGCCGAGCTCTTCTGCCATCTCCGTTAGTTCCTCACAGGTTTACTTTGACACAAAGAGCCTTTTCACCAATATAATGGTCGATCAGGTCATGGATAcctgttctgtggcctccaattcatcAGAAGAATTATCAGAGTTGATGAACATAATCAATGGGTTGTCCCCAACTGATGCTGGAACACTTGACTCTGACAGACCGGCTCTCATGACCACTAGCCGTCAGTCTAGTTCCAAATCATTGCCTGGACCCTCTCTGTCTGGCAGCAGCACACACAACGGTGGAACTGTGGATATTCAAGTTTTAGGAGAGGTGGAATCCAAGATGGACAACAAAGATCTGGAGATGTCTAGTGCCTCTGTGCATCCATCAACTCCATCAGCCATGGACTCTGATACACATGCATCATTTGACTCCACTAGCAATGACTACACCTCTTTGGTACTTTTACTGATTGTTAGATTGCTGTCAATGATCACCCCTATCACATTACTGGAATCCTCTGACATTGGTGAAACATCAAGAGTTCTCACAAAGAGGATTCtgtctgagttctgtggcacctcaggccttgaaccaactcaagcctacccccagaatctgaaaatcaaaaagattttcaaggctgtctacaaggggcttcttcaagaatttgggtcagagaagatgctccaggttgcaatgaagtcaacggattatgcatttgacgatgccctggtcaaatcattaactagggaactactagctaaatgcaatgaggctagctcttcacctccctccatgaCACAGTTGTCATCACACAATGTACTTGGCAGTGACGAGGTAGGTAATTCTGGGATTCCAACAACTTGTagaaaggaaaagaagagaggaagattcagcgctctctgtggactcaacccaaag TGTACAAAGAAGGTCAACAAGAAGAACCACTGCACTCCAACAccttcccagaaccagacccctgccgtcagtgaaacag caATTGTCAATGATCAAGAAACCTGCCGAACAGAGAGTGTATGCTCCACCAAGAAGAAACCAAGGAAGCGTTCGCTCATTTCCAGGATGTTTTCAGCTATAGGCAAAGCCTTGTCCAGTCCCTTTACTTCCTGCTATAAAAAGAAGAGCACCTAa
- the LOC116363974 gene encoding uncharacterized protein LOC116363974 isoform X3 — protein MLSCSWLIDGSLLSFFGSCSLVGVFGYLHARLDRPFGYACPSEQDLPAELTGAGRHAVILLAPDKSDLPWPHHMSQLLLLWREGDTTTGQPLHLSLEIELQTPSKTTEPFNTPREFMMHTLRGRRNRITPSTITKTQRRMNYPIPSERERVTSVEHSQKEEVEEAFDRGGGYPRGHSSCSCEQERAEGF, from the exons ATGTTGTCCTGTAGCTGGCTCATTGATGGTTCACTTCTCAGCTTCTTTGGAagttgctccttggttggggtattCGG GTATCTTCACGCACGACTGGACAGGCCTTTTGGATACGCTTGTCCAAG TGAGCAAGACCTGCCAGCAGAGCTCACTGGAGCAGGGAGACATGCCGTCATCCTTTTGGCGCCTGACAAA AGTGATCTTCCTTGGCCTCATCACATGTCTCAGTTGCTCCTCCTTTGGAGGGAGGGGGACACCACCacgggacagcccctacacttaTCGCTAGAGATCGAACTTCAGACTCCCTCCAAAACCACTGAACCCTTCAACACACCGAGAGAGTTTATGATGCACACCCTTAGAGGGCGCCGGAACAGGATAACTCCCTCCAccatcacaaagacacagaggaggaTGAACTATCCAATACCCAGTGAGAGAGAACGAGTGACCTCAGTCGAACACAGCcagaaagaggaggtggaagaggccTTCGATAGAGGAGGAGGTTACCCCAGAGGCCATTCCTCCTGTTCATGTGAGCAAGAAAGAGCAGAAGGCTTCTGA